GACGCTAATGCAGGCATTAATCCTATAGCAATAGGATTTGGAGGACTCTTCCTTTATTTCTATGCCCAAGGTGTGAAAGGAACCTATACCTTCCACAGGTTGACGAATCCTCAACAGCCTTAAGTGGATGGTACGAAGGCTAACTTTTTTCCAGTTGTGTCGCAATCCAGTTACTAACAATCTGGTTGACCTGATGCGGATCTTCGTCTTGAGGACAGTGACCAATCCCATCCAACACAATAAAATCTTCAACCATCCGGAACTGGGTCAACTCGCGTGCCAGTTCTACGGGTTCCCAAGGATCATCAGCTCCCCAGACACACAACACGGGGCAAGCAATTTCAGCCAACAAATCTTCGGGTAGCGGTCCTTGGGAATAGTTAATAAAAGCCAGAAAAACATCTGCAGCCCCTGGTTCGGAAGCAGGCTGAATCAACATATCCACGAGTTCATCCGTCACCGCCTCTGTTCTACCATAGGCTTGCTCTAAAATCTGGCGAACCGTCTTCGGACGAGCCAACCGATGAAAAAAGAAATGACCAATTGGTTTCACAGAAAGCACGGATTGAAACAAAGGCGCTGAGAACTTTCTGTACCAGGGCAAACCTGCCCGTTTGCGATCGTGCAGTAACCGTAACGAGCAATCCAGCATCACCACACTGGTCGCGAGATGAGGCGCTAATACTGCTGCTTGCAATGCCACAATACTGCCAATCGAATTACCGACTAGACATGCGGCTTTACCCACAACCTCCTGGCCAAAATCAGCAATTTGTTGCCCCCAAGTCTCAAATTCATAGGCAATACTTTGCCCAGGTGTGAGAGTGCCCGGTGTTGGCTTTGACGATTGCCCAAAGCCAATTAGATCGACAGCATAAACGCGATGGTCCTGAGCCAATTCAGCAATATTCTTGCGCCAATGACCACTAGAAGCGCCAAACCCATGAATCAGAATGACTGCAGGACCGGTTGTCCCTGCATATTGGTACTGAATCGAAAAACCTTGCCATTCCCAGGTGGCCGATTGAGGTTGATTCCCTAGCGAAGTGACCATATTCGTTTCTCTATGCTTCTCAATAATTCTAAACATTTGCTAGGATAGCGGGTACATTTCTAATCCATATTGACCACCATGAGAATGAAATCTTGGGAGTCTCCCCGCCGCGGTCGGCGACGTAATGACAAATCCAAACGGTCTGCCGCCCGTCTAAGACAACTGAAAAAACAACGCAAACAACTTCATAAACGGCTCCAGCAAAACAATAAACCCGATAAAAACCCCTCAGGTGATATACCTGAGGGGTTTTTAGTAGAGATTTAGTTTTACCCAAATCTGGCAAATTCCCAAAAGCAAGCGGTGTAGACCCAAAGGTTACACCGCTTGCTAATTAGATTAAATGATTAGGAACTCTAATCAAATTAACCGTTGATGACAGGAGCAGTAAGAGCAACAGGAGCAGACTCACCAGCAGCCAAGTCTAAGGGGAAGTTATGAGCATTGCGCTCGTGCATAACTTCGAAACCTAGGTTTGCGCGGTTAAGAACGTCAGCCCATGTGTTCACAACGTTACCTTGTGAATCAACGATGGAGTGGTTGAAGTTGAATCCGTTCAAGTTGAAGGCCATGGTGCTGATGCCCATTGCAGTCAACCAGATGCAGACAACGGGCCAGGCACCCAAGAAGAAGTGCAAGGAACGGCTGTTGCTGAAGGATGCATATTGGAAGATCAAACGACCGAAGTAGCCGTGGGCTGCAACGATGTTATAAGTTTCTTCCTCTTGGCCGAACTTGTAACCGTAGTTGGCGGACTCACCTTCGGTGGTCTCACGAACTAGGGTGGAGCTAACCAAGGAACCGTGCATGGCGGCGAATAAGGAACCACCCAAGACTCCAGCCACACCAAACATGTGGAAGGGGTGCATCAAGATGTTGTGCTCAGCTTGGAACACGAACATGAAGTTGAAGGTTCCGCTGATGCCTAGAGGCATGCCGTCGGAGAAGCTGCCCTGACCCAAAGGATAGATCAAGAAGACGGAGTAGGTAGCAGCCAAAGGTGCAGAGTAAGCTACGCAAATCCAAGGACGCATCCCTAGGCGATAGCTATATTCCCACTGACGGCCTAGGTAGCAAATACAACCAATCATGTAATGGAAGATGATTAGCTGGTAAGGGCCACCGTTGTACAACCACTCGTCTAGAGAAGCTGCTTCCCAAATGGGATACAGGTGAAGACCAATAGCGTTAGAGGAAGGAACAACGGCACCAGTGATGATGTTGTTGCCATATAAAAGTGAACCAGCTACGGGCTCACGGATTCCATCGATGTCGACGGGAGGGGCGCCAATAAAGGCGATTACGAAACAGGTTACAGCGGTGAGAAGGGTAGGAATCATCAATACGCCGAACCAACCGATGTATAAACGGTTGTTGGTGCTGGTGATGAAGCTACAGAATCTTTCCCATGCGCTGGCGCTTTCGCGTCTTTGCAAGACTGTTGTCATGGTTATGATTGCGGTTAAGTAAATTAACTACGGGACAGAACATAAAAGCTGTGTCCACGTTACTAATGATAATGATTTTATTTTTTTTTGTAAACTTAGATTCAGTTTTTTTGACGTGGCTGTCCAGTCAAAATTAGCTTAATCACCAACAGACAAAGGATTCAAAGATTCTGGCGAGGTTAAACAATTACTTTTTTCACGCGTCATCTGAAGCCTTAATCTTTTACAACTGTATCGATTCTGAGAACCGAGACCTTAGCTTGCAAATTTATGGATTACAACTGCGACGGCAAACCCTAGCCCAAAGTATCGAATAAATTGCCAGAAAGGCTCTTTTAAATCATGCCACTTCCAGAGTTGGCTTTCTAGGGTCATACCTAGGGTATGGATCTGGTCTTGAATTTGTTCCAGCTCCGTTTGCAGCGCTGCTAGATTCTGCTCTGTTTGGGCTTTGGCAGACATATCAGTCTGCACATCTGCTAGCTTTTTCTCCAACTGAGCTTGCTCAGCCTGAGCAGTTTTGATCTCTAGATAACGATCTCTAATTTGTTGGAGAGTATTTTCAGCCTCCGTTAAGGCTGTCGGGAATTCTGTATCGAAGTCTACGGCAGTGCGCTCTGACTGTCCTGCCATCTTCTCTAGGATTGGTTGTTCCGATGATTCCATTCTAATTCGTCAAATGTAGGGATTATTAATTTATTGATCTCGGATTGGGGGGTGGAGCCCCACTATGACCGATGGTGGAAGTGGCCTAACGCAATTTTTCCTGTGCCGAAACCATCCTTTCCGCAGCAACGCTGGCAAATTGCTGATCCAGAACAAACTCTAGTAGACAGGATTGCGATCGCAACCCGATTATCGCCTCTTTTGGCTGCAGTATTAGCCAACCAAGGGATAGAGTCTGTCGAAGCCGCTCAACAGTTTTTGGCACCAGAGTCACAGAGCTTACCCTCTCCTCTTGAAGCATTCCCGGATTTGGCCTCTAGCTTAACGTTGTTACAGGATGCGATCGCATCTCGACACAAAATTGCCATCTGTGGTGACTACGATGCAGACGGCATGACCAGCACTGCTTTATTGCTGCGCGTCCTGCGAGCTTTAGAGGCGGAAGTGGACTATGCGATACCCAGCCGGATGCAGGAAGGCTATGGCATTAACCAACGCATCGTCGAAGAATTCGCAGCAGATGGCGTGAAGCTGGTGTTAACCGTAGACAACGGTATTGCCGCCTATGACCCCATTGCTAGAGCCCGAGAGCTGGGATTGACTGTGATCATCACAGATCACCATGATCTGCCCCCTCAACTGCCCCCTGCCAATGCCATTCTTAATCCCAAGTTAGTACCAGAAGACTCCCCTTATCGAGGGTTAGCAGGGGTAGGAGTTGCTTATGTCTTAGCCACCTTACTTGCGCAAGAGCAAGGCAATGCCACCCTGATTACCCCACTGCTAGAGCTTTTTACCCTAGGCACCATTGCTGATTTAGCACCATTAGTGGGGGTCAACCGCCGCTGGCTCCAGCGAGGCTTAGCCCTCTTGCCTCACTCTCGGTTAGCCGGGGTGCAGTCTTTGATGCAAGTATCTGGCTGTGTATCTGCAGATCAAGCCCTTAAACCCGATGCCATTGGGTTTCGGCTCGGCCCCCGCATCAATGCCGTGGGCCGGATTGCCGATCCACAAACGGTTATTGAGTTACTAACAACAGATGATCCAGATGTAGCGTTTTCCCGAGCCATGCAGTGTGAGCAGACCAACCAGCATCGACGTCAGCTCTGTGCAGACATTGAGATAGAGGCCATCGAATTAGTTGAGACCCTAGTCTGCCAGGGGAAAGCGCCGTGGCAACCAGAAGGCGAGTGGGTGATTGTGCTGGTTCATCCCGGTTGGCATCATGGCGTGATTGGGATTGTGGCGTCCCGGTTAGTAGAACGCTATGGATTGCCCGTGTTTATTGCTACCTATGAAGAGGAAGACCATACCCATATCCGTGGGTCAGCTCGGGGGATTCCTGAATTTGATGTGTTTGCGGCACTACAGGCTTGTCATGAGTCTCTAGGACGTTATGGAGGGCACCGGGCAGCAGGAGGCTTTTCCTTAGCAACAGACCAGTTGGATGAGATGCGATCGCACCTTCGTAACTACGCCCACCAAACCTTACAGACTGATCAGCTCAAGCCCCTAGTGACAGTCGATGCCCAAGCCCGTTTCTCTCAGCTTAATTGGGACCTATACGAGCAAATCAACCAACTACATCCCTGCGGCATTGGCAATCCTGAACCCATTTTTTGGACTGCAAATGTTGAGGTGGTGGAGCAGCGGCCTGTCGGCAAAGACAAAACCCATCTCAAGCTCACCCTCTCCCAATCTGAGTCAGACGACGAGCAGACCCAATTAATCAAAGGTATGGCATGGCGGTGGGGCACCTATCATCCTTTACCCCAGCGCCTCGACATTGCCTATCGCCTAAGAGAAAACACTTGGAACCAGCAAACCAATCTGGAGCTGGAGATTTTAGGTATTCGGCTACCCGTTGAAGCCCAACCCAACCCACAGAAAAATACTCCCATTGTGGTGGCCCAAGCAGATAAAGGGGCACCCGTCGTCCGACAACAAGTAGCCTTACACTGTCCTGAACCAACCGTGTCTTCTGCACTACTACAAGCCATAAAGTGGTCAAGCTTGGGAGACTGGCCCCAAGTCCTCAAAGGCATTGACGGGCATATATTGATGTACGGCTACCAGCGTCCCTACGTATCGACAACAACCCTGCCTGGAACCGTAGAATATGATCGGCCTAGCCGTCCCTGTGACTGCCTGATTCTATGGTCTTTACCGCCCTCTTGGACCCATTTACGCTGGTTACTATCCTTGGCAAGGCCTCAGCAGATTTATATCCGCAACCATAGTCCAGCGATTTTGCCAGCCGAGGAATTGAAGGCAAAACTAAAGTTTGAAATAGCAAAAAACGGTGACGAACCTCTCAACTTACTGAACTTAGGACAGCAATGGTGGGTTGCACCGAGTACAATTGTTTCTGCTTTTAGAGAAATAGGTTACCCCTGCTCTGATTTCCCGGAGACGGGATTATTAGAGCAGGAGTTAAAACGCTTGCAGCGTTGGTATCATTGTTCAGCCAACAGATTGGCAAAGTTACCCTAGGTTGCGTTACTCCGAAGAGCAACCAACAGAACAACAATTGGGCCTGCAATGACGACAGCGCCAAGCATAGTTAGTTGAAGTACAACTTGTAAATTGATTGCAGCTAGTAAGTCCATCCTTGTCTCCCAGATTAACTCAAATATTGTTAGCGAACGCGCCCTCTATTCTACCTGGTTAAGGGATCACGTGGAAGGGAGATTTTGATAGGATTAGCTTATTAGCTCTGATCAAGGTGAAAGTTTTAAGCTATTCAATCTTGATCCTGCAATCTGTAATTAGCTGTTTAGGATAAGGTCGTCCAAAGGTATGGCAAATTGGTGTTGCATCGAGCAATGTGGGGCCTGTTGCCATCTCGATCCAACGGAGCGCCCTGATGTTCAAGAGTATTTAACCCCAGAAGAATGGAAGCATTACTTAAGTTTGGTGGGCTCCGACGGCTGGTGCATTCACTTTGATACAGACCATCGAAAATGCAAAATCTATGCGGATCGACCTCAGTTTTGCCGGGTAGAGCCGAAATCCTTTCAACGCATGTATGGCGTCGATCCTGAGGATTTGAGTGACTTTGCGATCGCATGTTGTCGCCAACAAATCGATGCCATTTACGGTGACCGCAGCTTAGAAAGCATCCGGTTTGAACGTGAGATCGGGTTCTAGCTCCCCCTTCCAGGCATAATGGGGCTAGTCAACTGCGATGTGAAGGTAGTCGCAGGTCCATTTTTGTTTAGGCTTACCGTGAGTGATATCAATTCAGTCCCTGCTAATCATCAGGCTTCAAAACCAACGAATACTCAACAACCTGACCCCAGCAAAGGGTTCAGCAAGGAATTTGGGCTAGCCTTTGTCACGGTCTTCCTAGCAGAACTAGGAGATAAAACTCAGTTGAGTACGCTATTGATGACTGCAGAGTCTCAATCGCCCTGGATTATTTTTTTGGGTGCTGCTGCTGCCTTGATCACAACTAGCCTATTCGGGGTGATCATTGGCCAGTGGCTCGCTCGTCGGGTGTCAGCAGCGACACTCAATACCGTGACCGGTGCCAGCTTGTTGTTCATTGCGGTCTTGCTGATTTGGGATACGGTACACCTCTAGAACTCAGGAGCCAAGGCGAATGGATTGGAAGTTATTAGGGATCACTTTTGTCGTCGTGTTTCTAGCGGAACTGGGCGATAAAAGTCAGTTGGCAGCCATTACTCTCAGCGGAAATTGCCAACATCCTCGGGCCATTTTTTTAGGCACATCCTCGGCACTTATCTTTGCCAGTTTGTTAGGTGTGTTGTTAGGAGAAGGGGTTGGCCAGTTGCTACCCACACAGCTTATGAAAGCAATTGCAGCCATTGGCTTTGCTCTCTTAGGCATCTCGTTTTTATGGTCTCCGGCTGAAGCTGAAGCGGAATAATATCAACTCTCTGGTGGTTTGAAATAAATGGCACCCTCAAAAACCAATCTCACCACACTCAAACAACATCTCAAGCAAGCCTCAAAAGAGGAACTCACCGATGAGATTAGTGAGCTGTTTAAAACGTTTAAGTCCGTCAAAGAATATTATCAACTCAAACTCAGCCCCGAAACTGAGCAGTATGTAGGGGAAAACTACAAACAAACCATCGAGCATGAATTTTTCCCGGCGCGGGGCTTTGGCAAAGCCCGACTGTCAGTGGCCCGCAAAGCGGTGAATGACTACAAGAAAGTCTGCCGTGATCCCGCTGCTTTAGTGGACATGATGCTGTTCTACGTGGAACAGGGGGTTAAGTTTACCGATGCCTATGGCGATATTGATGAGCCCTTTTATAACAGCATGGAGAGCATGTTTGAGTCAGCCACTAAAGCCATTGCTAAATATGGCTTACAGGGTGTGGCAGAACGGCGATGTCGCACAATTGTGCAAGACACCTCACAAACGGGTTGGGGGTTTCACGATGCGCTTCGTGAGATATATCAAGCAACTTTCAGCAAATAGAAGCCCAAACATGGTTCATTCCTTGTTTGTTAGTTCTGAGAACTATGCCGACTGCTCAAAGTATTCTTCGGTCGTTTCTACCTGGAGAACCTCGCAGGCAATTTTATCGACCAGCAGGGCTGTAGAAAACTCACTGGAATAGACCTCTAAAATTGCTTGAGCCTGACAATCAAATAGAATTCGCTGCTGCTGAAAAACCACCTTTTCAAAATACCAATTCTGAATATTGGAGATGCGAATGATCTCAAGAAAAGGGGTTTGGTTGACATAGCTACACAGCATTGAATCAACAGCCTTATTTCAAATGGGTTTTAACTACTCAAACAGAAGCGCTTTGGGGACATTCTTCAACGATTAGGTATAGATCTATGAAAAGTGCAATAGATCTCACAGCAGACATCAGACTTCTCACTCGCCATCACTTTTGGCAGTAAAAACAGATTGTCAAGGTTCCTATCATATTCAGCCCCCATATACTTTTGATTAACGGCTAAAGGTACTTTTGTAGACTCCTTTAAGCTGCTCATAATCTTGATTAAAACCAGATTTACGCAAAACTGCTAATCGTTTTTCTAGAGCAACTCTTGCATCATCTCGGCTGATACTATCGATTTCTAAACTCAAATTAGACGAAGTCACGAGAAAAAAAAGTCTTTTGGCATACAAACTTGCAAATAGTGCACTTTGCGCATCAATAACGCATAAATTCACCAGTAGGCCAAACACTGGATGAGATAAATAAGTTTCACCAACAACAGAGCTTGTGTCAGTAGGAAATACATTTTGGGAATGCTCTTGACTCACATTTTCCAAATGGTCCGAATAGCTAGACATAGCGGTGTACCTAATAAGAGGTAAATGCCTAAGGCTTGTAGCCCATTGACATTGTGTACATTGAGTTCGGGCAAATGAAAAATTTGGATTATTAGTGTGGTGGCATCCTAAGCTTTTGGGCACCACACTTCTGCATCTAAAGTTACGGATATATCGAAGACTGAAGTTAGAGGCATCATGATACCGTGACAAACTCACCCTAGCCCCAAGACAACTGCTACGGAAATCCGTACCTCTTCTCAACTGGCGGCCTGATACGGGCAAAATCCTTGTTTACCAAACCCACAATAGGACTCACAGCGTTTATTCTGCCCCGGACGTTGTTCGACCCACTCGCCTTTTTTATGGGTTGTCATCCAGTCCTGAGCTGTGGCTTCCGAGTGGCATACTTTGAGGGCTGATTGGCGGCCTTTTTTCATCACGGCATAGGTGGTTGGGGTTGCCCAACGTTCTTCCGGTGAGCACATTGAAGGTGGCGTATCACCTTGAGCCGCTTGGTGGAGCTGGATGCGATCTCGCATATAATCCAAAGACTCAGCCTCAGACCATAAGGGCACCTCAATCACTTCCACAGGTTTTAAGCCATCTCTTTCATGGCGTGGCCCCCAATCGCGAAGCAGGGCCACAATTTGCAGCTTCTTTATTGTTGAAAGATGGGGAATCCCTGAGCCATCAATGGCGTTTTCCAACAAAAATCGATAGACATTCAGCTGTCGATCCCATTCCACTTTGCCCTCGGTCTTGGCAGATTTCACGGCCCATGAACTGGTGAATTTGTAATCCTGCAACAGGCCATCAGCGGTCACCACCAAATCCATATGACCCGAAATCCGAAAGCCATCCACCTCAGCAATAGCCTCCGTTTCTACATGCTCTTCCTCTGCTGCAAACTCTTCCAAAATCGAATGCATCAGGGTGCCATACAGGGGCCACAGTCGTTCTGATATATCTTCTTCTAGCTGATCACTGTATTGACGTCTCAACCAGGCAATTAGCGGCGCATCGATCAACTGGGTACAAGATAGATCCTACATTCAGCAGGCTAGCTAGCAGAGCAGATAATATTTTTTACAGCCCTTCCCAAGGAACGGCAAGATAAGTTGCTGCCTGCTGTTGAGCTTGATGAGATGCTTGGCACCATCAAGCCAAACTAAATGGACGGCCTGAAAGCATTGGAGAATCCAACGTAACGTAGGTTTCATAGTTTGTTTCCCCTTCTGATTAGGGAGAGTTGTTTGTACTTGTTCTAGTGCATTTCTTAACTGTCGTTGTCCTAAGCTGTAGACCATCAAACACAAGGCCATGATCATGGCTAAGGCAGCGATACGCCGAGGTGTCTTCAGGAAAACACTAGAGGCAAAGAAGAGTGGATCTTTGATAAAGCGAAAGCCTCCTTCACACGCCTGCTGGTTCTTATACTCGCGCAGAATATCATCATTGCTCCATTGCTCTTGTTCCAAGAGATTGGTGGCTAAGATGAAACGACCTGCTTGCCGCCGATAGCGTTCGATGACTGGCTCATTGAGGGTTAAGGTAGCCTCAATAGAATAGGTGTAGTGAGTCACAACCGTTGCTTTTGTCGGTCGTCCAGCCTTTGAATAATGAGGTTTTTTGTGGATTTTGAGATCGTCAAGGGTGTGATACCTGAGGATTTTGCCAAAATCTTGGGCTGCAGCTAAAGCATCTGCAGGGCACAAGAAGGTCTGTTTGCAGAGGGTTTTAAGTGCAGTAGTTTTTTGGCTAAACGCCTGATCAATCCGCTTTTGCACTTGTTTGAGTCCAGAGTCTCTGCGAGCTTTACTTTCAACCACCAGCCACCGTTGTTGAATCTCTCCATAGGTACTACATACTTCGACAAAGCTATAGCCGTTGAGAGCACTGGGGTGAAACTGTGAACCCGGCAGCCCTTGTAATAAGTCTTGGGCTGCCGTTGAACTTGCTGGAACTCGGCTAATCCAAGATGTACTTCCTAATGCTTGCAGATTGTCGGCACTGTAGAGGGCACTATCAGCAACAATCACCTCTGGCTGTTGCTGACTCCACTGTTGCTTAAATTCATGGATGATAGGCACAAACGTACTTTTGTCCGCATCATTACCGTTGCCCACTTGTAAAAATAAAGGAATACCCCCGTCCCCACTCACCAGTAGGTTCAATACAAACTGCTTGAGATCACGACGATTGTCCCGTGAGTAGCCGTAGGTGATTTTCACGGGTATCGGCTCCTCTGATTCAGCCAGTGCAGGGGAGGGGGACTCAGGTGCAGAGGGGGATTCGTCTGACGCCTCAACCTGTGGTTTATCTAAGTATTGCCCCTCAACACTAAGGCTTGTCGCATCTAGATGCGCACACCTTAGAGCTACATCGAATTTCTGAACGACTGCCATTGCCACATGGATAAATATCTGGGTCACACCATAGGCATAGAGCTTGTCGAGGACTCGACCGATACGGGTATCGTTGAGGTGCTCTGGCAGTACACCTTGACCGAGTAAGTGCTCGGTTGCTTTGCTTTCGAAAAACTCACTAAATAAGTACAATGGAGCACTCAAAAAGCCCATACCATTTAGAATCAGGGCTTTGACAACTTGACCACAACTAACATTCTCTTGCTCGTGAGTACCTAATAATCGATCCACTATTTCGACAATGCCGATCTCATCGACGATACCGGCAATAATACCGAGATGGTCAATATCCTGAACGTCTATCTCTTGAGGTGAATACATGGACTTGCGTTGAGAGACAACCTCAAAATTATCCCTTGATGGTTAGTACCTGCTGAATGTCGGATAGATCTGCCTTCCCCACAGAATGATGAGCATTTTGCCACTCCACAGCCCGATATAAGGGCATGGGCAAATTCAACTTGTTGGTGAGTTTCATTTAATAGGTATAAGAATGTTAGGTGTATTGCGTGAAGGCAAATCGCCACTATTGTAAGGTTGAAAGTCGGATAGACGAATCGGTCAACGACGACCGAACCAAAGCCTGAGCATCTCAGCAAGGTAAGTGATGACGATGAAAATTAGTGAACTGATTGAGTGGTTTGAAAGCTGGGCTAACCCGTCCTGGCAGGAGAAGTGGGATAACTGTGGTTGGCAGATTGAACCGGGGATTTTGGATCAACCGGCTCGGGTACTGGTCTGTTTAACGCCAACCTTAGCGGTGATGGAAGAAGCGATCGCACTTCAGCAGCAGAACACACCTATTAATTTAATTTTTGCCCATCATCCCTTAATTTTTGGCCCTCTGAAGTCAGTACAAAAGGGCGATTCCATTGGCGATATGGTTCGCCTCTCCATCACTCATCAGATTGGGGTTTACAGTGCCCATACCAATTTTGATCAAGTCGCAGATGGCACAGCAGATGTATTGTCTCAACTCTTAGAGCTGCAAAATGCCGAACCCGTAGAACCAACCCAAGATGGCCTGGGATACGGTCGCGTCGGCAATCTTAAACCCGCTCTAACACTGCAACAGCTCCTCGCCAACATTCAAGCTACTCTGAAGCCTACCGATTTATTGGTATCACCCACAGCAGATCGACAGCAGTCTATTGAACGGGTCGCAGTACTCGGAGGGTCTGGAGCTAGCTATATCTCAGCCGTGAGCCAAACAGGTGCCCAGGCATATCTGACTTCGGACTGTAAGTTTCAT
The Acaryochloris marina S15 genome window above contains:
- a CDS encoding DUF6155 family protein yields the protein MAPSKTNLTTLKQHLKQASKEELTDEISELFKTFKSVKEYYQLKLSPETEQYVGENYKQTIEHEFFPARGFGKARLSVARKAVNDYKKVCRDPAALVDMMLFYVEQGVKFTDAYGDIDEPFYNSMESMFESATKAIAKYGLQGVAERRCRTIVQDTSQTGWGFHDALREIYQATFSK
- the psbA gene encoding photosystem II q(b) protein — protein: MTTVLQRRESASAWERFCSFITSTNNRLYIGWFGVLMIPTLLTAVTCFVIAFIGAPPVDIDGIREPVAGSLLYGNNIITGAVVPSSNAIGLHLYPIWEAASLDEWLYNGGPYQLIIFHYMIGCICYLGRQWEYSYRLGMRPWICVAYSAPLAATYSVFLIYPLGQGSFSDGMPLGISGTFNFMFVFQAEHNILMHPFHMFGVAGVLGGSLFAAMHGSLVSSTLVRETTEGESANYGYKFGQEEETYNIVAAHGYFGRLIFQYASFSNSRSLHFFLGAWPVVCIWLTAMGISTMAFNLNGFNFNHSIVDSQGNVVNTWADVLNRANLGFEVMHERNAHNFPLDLAAGESAPVALTAPVING
- a CDS encoding TMEM165/GDT1 family protein, with protein sequence MGLVNCDVKVVAGPFLFRLTVSDINSVPANHQASKPTNTQQPDPSKGFSKEFGLAFVTVFLAELGDKTQLSTLLMTAESQSPWIIFLGAAAALITTSLFGVIIGQWLARRVSAATLNTVTGASLLFIAVLLIWDTVHL
- a CDS encoding DUF1830 domain-containing protein: MLCSYVNQTPFLEIIRISNIQNWYFEKVVFQQQRILFDCQAQAILEVYSSEFSTALLVDKIACEVLQVETTEEYFEQSA
- a CDS encoding alpha/beta fold hydrolase — encoded protein: MVTSLGNQPQSATWEWQGFSIQYQYAGTTGPAVILIHGFGASSGHWRKNIAELAQDHRVYAVDLIGFGQSSKPTPGTLTPGQSIAYEFETWGQQIADFGQEVVGKAACLVGNSIGSIVALQAAVLAPHLATSVVMLDCSLRLLHDRKRAGLPWYRKFSAPLFQSVLSVKPIGHFFFHRLARPKTVRQILEQAYGRTEAVTDELVDMLIQPASEPGAADVFLAFINYSQGPLPEDLLAEIACPVLCVWGADDPWEPVELARELTQFRMVEDFIVLDGIGHCPQDEDPHQVNQIVSNWIATQLEKS
- a CDS encoding Nif3-like dinuclear metal center hexameric protein, producing the protein MKISELIEWFESWANPSWQEKWDNCGWQIEPGILDQPARVLVCLTPTLAVMEEAIALQQQNTPINLIFAHHPLIFGPLKSVQKGDSIGDMVRLSITHQIGVYSAHTNFDQVADGTADVLSQLLELQNAEPVEPTQDGLGYGRVGNLKPALTLQQLLANIQATLKPTDLLVSPTADRQQSIERVAVLGGSGASYISAVSQTGAQAYLTSDCKFHQFQESRDRNLILIDAGHYATERPACERLAQKFTNKGVEWAQLSQSDEDFRNFWAAN
- a CDS encoding YkgJ family cysteine cluster protein, whose amino-acid sequence is MANWCCIEQCGACCHLDPTERPDVQEYLTPEEWKHYLSLVGSDGWCIHFDTDHRKCKIYADRPQFCRVEPKSFQRMYGVDPEDLSDFAIACCRQQIDAIYGDRSLESIRFEREIGF
- the recJ gene encoding single-stranded-DNA-specific exonuclease RecJ, which encodes MPKPSFPQQRWQIADPEQTLVDRIAIATRLSPLLAAVLANQGIESVEAAQQFLAPESQSLPSPLEAFPDLASSLTLLQDAIASRHKIAICGDYDADGMTSTALLLRVLRALEAEVDYAIPSRMQEGYGINQRIVEEFAADGVKLVLTVDNGIAAYDPIARARELGLTVIITDHHDLPPQLPPANAILNPKLVPEDSPYRGLAGVGVAYVLATLLAQEQGNATLITPLLELFTLGTIADLAPLVGVNRRWLQRGLALLPHSRLAGVQSLMQVSGCVSADQALKPDAIGFRLGPRINAVGRIADPQTVIELLTTDDPDVAFSRAMQCEQTNQHRRQLCADIEIEAIELVETLVCQGKAPWQPEGEWVIVLVHPGWHHGVIGIVASRLVERYGLPVFIATYEEEDHTHIRGSARGIPEFDVFAALQACHESLGRYGGHRAAGGFSLATDQLDEMRSHLRNYAHQTLQTDQLKPLVTVDAQARFSQLNWDLYEQINQLHPCGIGNPEPIFWTANVEVVEQRPVGKDKTHLKLTLSQSESDDEQTQLIKGMAWRWGTYHPLPQRLDIAYRLRENTWNQQTNLELEILGIRLPVEAQPNPQKNTPIVVAQADKGAPVVRQQVALHCPEPTVSSALLQAIKWSSLGDWPQVLKGIDGHILMYGYQRPYVSTTTLPGTVEYDRPSRPCDCLILWSLPPSWTHLRWLLSLARPQQIYIRNHSPAILPAEELKAKLKFEIAKNGDEPLNLLNLGQQWWVAPSTIVSAFREIGYPCSDFPETGLLEQELKRLQRWYHCSANRLAKLP
- the psb30 gene encoding photosystem II reaction center protein Ycf12/Psb30; protein product: MDLLAAINLQVVLQLTMLGAVVIAGPIVVLLVALRSNAT
- a CDS encoding IS1634 family transposase; this translates as MYSPQEIDVQDIDHLGIIAGIVDEIGIVEIVDRLLGTHEQENVSCGQVVKALILNGMGFLSAPLYLFSEFFESKATEHLLGQGVLPEHLNDTRIGRVLDKLYAYGVTQIFIHVAMAVVQKFDVALRCAHLDATSLSVEGQYLDKPQVEASDESPSAPESPSPALAESEEPIPVKITYGYSRDNRRDLKQFVLNLLVSGDGGIPLFLQVGNGNDADKSTFVPIIHEFKQQWSQQQPEVIVADSALYSADNLQALGSTSWISRVPASSTAAQDLLQGLPGSQFHPSALNGYSFVEVCSTYGEIQQRWLVVESKARRDSGLKQVQKRIDQAFSQKTTALKTLCKQTFLCPADALAAAQDFGKILRYHTLDDLKIHKKPHYSKAGRPTKATVVTHYTYSIEATLTLNEPVIERYRRQAGRFILATNLLEQEQWSNDDILREYKNQQACEGGFRFIKDPLFFASSVFLKTPRRIAALAMIMALCLMVYSLGQRQLRNALEQVQTTLPNQKGKQTMKPTLRWILQCFQAVHLVWLDGAKHLIKLNSRQQLILPFLGKGCKKYYLLC
- a CDS encoding PipX family protein; this translates as MSSYSDHLENVSQEHSQNVFPTDTSSVVGETYLSHPVFGLLVNLCVIDAQSALFASLYAKRLFFLVTSSNLSLEIDSISRDDARVALEKRLAVLRKSGFNQDYEQLKGVYKSTFSR
- a CDS encoding TMEM165/GDT1 family protein; translated protein: MDWKLLGITFVVVFLAELGDKSQLAAITLSGNCQHPRAIFLGTSSALIFASLLGVLLGEGVGQLLPTQLMKAIAAIGFALLGISFLWSPAEAEAE